The Mustela nigripes isolate SB6536 chromosome 4, MUSNIG.SB6536, whole genome shotgun sequence genome includes a window with the following:
- the GATAD1 gene encoding GATA zinc finger domain-containing protein 1, translating to MPLGLKPTCSVCKTTSSSMWKKSPQGDILCHHCTGRGGAGGGGAGSGATGGTGGSSGGGGFGAATFASTSAAPPQSNGGGGGKQSKQESHRRSARLRNTKYKSAPAAEKKVSTKGKGRRHIFKLKNPIKAPESVSTIITAESIFYKGVYYQIGDVVSVIDEQDGKPYYAQIRGFIQDQYCEKSAALTWLIPTLSSPRDQFDPASYIIGPEEDLPRKMEYLEFVCHAPSEYFKSRSSPFPTVPTRPEKGYIWTHVGPTPAITIKETVANHL from the exons ATGCCCCTGGGCCTGAAGCCCACCTGCAGCGTCTGCAAGACCACGTCGTCCTCCATGTGGAAGAAGAGCCCGCAGGGGGATATCCTCTGCCACCACTGCACGGGCcggggcggcgcgggcggcgggggcgccGGCTCGGGGGCGACTGGTGGGACTGGGGGCAGCAGCGGCGGTGGCGGCTTCGGCGCGGCGACCTTCGCCAGCACCTCGGCCGCCCCTCCGCAGAGCaacgggggcgggggcggcaaGCAG AGTAAGCAGGAAAGTCACAGGAGGTCTGCTCGGCTCAGAAACACTAAATACAAATCTGCTCCAGCTGCTGAAAAGAAAGTTTCCacgaaaggaaaagggagaagacatatttttaaattaaaaaac cccATCAAAGCTCCTGAGTCTGTTTCCACTATAATCACTGCAGAATCAATCTTCTACAAG GGAGTATATTACCAAATTGGAGATGTTGTTTCTGTGATTGATGAACAAGATGGAAAGCCCTACTATGCTCAGATCAGAGGCTTCATCCAGGACCAGTACTGTGAGAAAAGTGCTGCCCTGACGTGGCTCATTCCTACCCTCTCAAGCCCTAGGGACCAGTTTGATCCTGCGTCCTACATCATTG GACCAGAGGAGGATCTTCCAAGGAAAATGGAATACTTGGAATTTGTGTGTCATGCACCTTCTGAATATTTCAAGTCCCGTTCATCGCCGTTTCCCACAGTTCCGACCAGACCAGAGAAGGGCTACATATGGACTCATGTTGGACCCACTCCTGCAATCACTATTAAGGAAACAGTTGCCAACCATTTATAG